tatatgggcttgtgataaacttattgctactcctatgtaaaaattgtgacaattaaaagctaatcgtagttaaaccagtgtcagccttttgagcctcatgaaccccatgttatatttgttgagtacgacatgtacttacgcttgctttactttttaaatctttggaaaaatcccagatgggtaccagattgctagagtttggagaaattaggcttatgatcaaccagtcagttgtccctgtggatttggagtcttcgcttgaagatcggagttgtctttccgctgtctatactatgaggttgtattctttatactaatacgctatgtatttacgCATTGTcgtttgatattacccttatttgtagctatatatgagatttgactccctaggctcacatatagtgtgtatctggtttttttcttaaaaccgggtgttacaggaGGTGGTGTGTAATGGCGGCACGCGCGATCTCACGCAAAATAAAACATGCCGTCGTAGTGGAAGTTTTGTGTGGGACcaagtttttttatatttttaaggAGTGATTTTTTTTGTAAACTGTTGGAGAAACTATTCTTTACgccctattcgcttggcttataagccgtactttttcagccaacgaacaatatttttctcttacaacaaatcagttaacagtactttcagccatgacttatcagccaagcgatcAGGGCATTAGTGGTTGGTGCTCCTAAAATTTTTTGGTGACTTAGAAAACTAAATGGTTTGGGAATAAatttggtactcttggagatgccctTAAGTTACCAGCAAAGCCAGCCTAACCTTACCGGCTTCTGCGAGGCTTAGAGCAAGGAGTTTCTCACTAGCACAAACCTTTAAGGAAAGCTGGGCTACcaactaattttttttatttttcaaggtTTTGTGTCATCTCGATGTAATATTTTTAAAAACAATAATGAAATTCTTCTTTATCAAAAAAATAAGacaagatgaggtggaagagctAGGATCAAGCTTTGCCGTCTCCAAGCATTTGTAACATGTCTACATTGTTGATTTTATTTAATTGTGAAGTAACATGTTATGTGGTTGTATGAAACTGTGTTTTCCAAGAATTGATTTCAAACTTCTTTTTGTCGACTTATATTGTTTTCTAGTTTTTCGAGTGCTCATCGAGCGGGCATGCAGTCAGCTTCAATTTAGACATGGCGATGTCGTCttatatatattgtttttaccTTTTTCCACTATCGAGTGATCATTGAGCGGCCATGCGGCCAGCTCCAATTCAGACATAGCTGTTCACAGCCAGCTCAAATGTCTAGAATCTAGTTCGAGGACAAGGCACATAGTTTTCTTGGCCAGGTTTTCGCTGGTTCAATGTGCATAATGCGTGGCGGAAAAAAAAACTCTACTTACTATAACACTAGAGATCGATACCCTCTTTAACCACACAaaaaatcaaaagaaagatgaagaccaCATCCACCACTCAAATAAAATTATGTTATACATTTATTGTCACGCCATAAGTATTTTCTCGCAACAAACACTAATAAAACTAATAGTGTTTGCGTCACAATAGTTATTATCTCTGTCGTGTTCTGCACACATAATGGTCTTAACTGTAGTTCACTCCCATGATGGCTATTCCTTGGTGACAACCGATCGCAATCCTACACACAGTTAATATATGCTTCATTAGATGAACATTATGCTAGCCAAATATTCATGATAAATTGGAGTATACGACGGTATTACAAGTTCCAAACAATCTTAGAACCAATTAAAAGTTAAACAACTAACAAACATACTGTGTATGTAGACTATTAATGCTCTAGTCTTGGCATGTATCGCACAAATGTTCTAGTATGGTGAGATGAATAGTGGTAATTTGGTTGTCTGAATAGGTACTAGCTGGTTTATGATCGATGTCGTTACAAATGTACCATATTCAAAAATTAATACTTTTATATGAAGTTAGGATGACACTATAAAAGGAATGCTATACATATGCAGGGTTAGCCTCAGAGCAAACTTTAGATGTATGGTGTTACACAAAATTAGATTAACAGGCTAAGGCTATGTGTTGGCAACCGTTTTGCAATGGCTATCTCAACCTCTTTTTAGAACCTAAACTTTTGGTGCAAATAGTTCATTCTTCTTGGATAGTTTCTATCTAAAAACAAGTCAATTTAATATTcgaatattattttttatttacttAGAAAAAAAATAAGTCAGATGCTTTAACACAAAGAATGCTATATGCATACAAATGCATCCAACATGGAATTAAAATTCCTAGGAAGGTCAGTGCTACTATAGAGTCTAGGACTTTAACTGGGCGCACATATGATTTCACATTAGAATCTTCGCCAAATTTGTCTAATAAAAAGGAGTACAAACATACAACTTTGCAAAAAAATTGACAATTTTTCTTGTTTATTAGTTCAGTGGCCGGTTTTAACTAAAGGAGTGTTGTGGGTTATAACATTATCATTTCATGGTTCCTTCGACAATATGATTGAAAGTTTTAGTTTATAGATACTCTCTTTGAAAAAATGATACATCAAAGCATATTAATTAATGATTGTAATCCTAGCCATTCATACCTTGCGGATGTTTCTATCAAAATGTTACAAATATATGTATTGATTTTAATTAGGTGTCAAGCATACTACAATATGAAGTTGTTGAAGCAATGCATAAATGTAGAAAGcattaaattatatttttcttttcaaTTGGTGATATATAGTAatataaaagaaactaaaacaatCCATTACCTTCTTAAGTCTTTGATATATCCAAGAGCATGAACTACACCAAGGTTAATACCAACTATACTTTCGAGCCTGCAAGATTAAAAAGATAGCTGTTATGAAAACTACAAAAATTAACTTGCAACTTTGGGATTGTTAATACCAGCTACACCAAGGTTAATACCAACTATATGCACCATATTAAGATCCATGGTTTACGAAATTTTATTTATCTagataacacataatattttacTTTCTATCAATATATCTATCATAAGAAGTTaatttttgcatgttctttggTCTGTCGCCTGTCATCTCACAAGTGAAACTACTAAAACTGTAAGAAAAAACTTCCAACCTTTCACTAACTACTTAGATCTACATATTATGAACTAAACACCTAAACAACATGTACACAGCGGAAGTATTGCTGAAGCGTCTTCCTAGAACCCTCCAATAAAATGACAGAAAAACAAGTATTTCAATGTACCTGTAGGTAGTGGAGTTCCATAAACGAACAGTCCCCTCATGTGAACCTGTGATTACTACTGGAAGTTCTGGGTGATGGTAGACACAACTAATATGACGTGCATGCCCTTTGAGTGTCTGAACAAGTCTTCTCGTCTCCATGTCCCAGATCTAATTAGCAAAGATGATGTCAATGAagtactgtagtactttttaTGCTAAACAACACAGTGAGTGTATTCTTCAGTAAAGATGATATACTTGTGCAGTCCCATCACAAGATCCAGCAATCAAATACTGCTTCATATCACTTCTGTAACTGTGAATACAAACCAGGCCATCCGGGTGATCAGACAGCGTCGTAATGATGCTCTCAGGAGAAGAAATGTTCCAAACCTGCAAAGCAAAGCATAGAACAATCTGTTGAACTCTCCAAGGATTGAATTAGTAATATTTGTTTTGTGCATAGGCACTGATTATGCAGGAAAACCTTTTTTGTAGATAAGATCAAAATCGAAGTCAAACCTTGATTGTGTGATCCAAGGAAGCAGATGCAAAACTGCTGGTGCCTATTGGGTTAAAATTTACATGTGTTACTCTGTCGGAGTGTCCCTCAAATGTTCGAGTACACTCCCAGTTCTTCTTCCAGTCCCAGAGCTTTATCAGGCGATCCTCGGATGACGAGAGCACAAGAGGATCAGTGGGATGCACAGCCAAAGACGTGATGTCACTATCGTGAGCATCGAAGCTTGTAACTTCTTCCTCTGTTTGGTAACTGTATACATAGATAGTCCCGTAGCCATCGCCAGCGACAATCCATTCCTCTCCCACAATGAATTTAGCAGAGTAAACTGTATTTGCAATGAAATGATATTATGCATATGTGTTATTTGTCATGGAGTAAACGGAACTTAAATGTTTTCTTATTTCACGAGAGAATCAtgtttcttctctctctcttttttttaaaaaaaagaaaaagtataAATGGAAATAGTAATATCATAAAGGATACCTTGTTTCTGTGTGAAGTCAAAGGATATAGCTATGGCCTATACATAAATGAGCATATTCAATGTAACCAATTGAAAATTTACAAAGCAACAGAACTTGCCACCATTGTAGAGATGAGCAGATGAGATCGAGCAGCAACCTGCTACTTACCTGCGCTTTGTAGTCCCAAATGAGAACCTCTCCGGCTTGATTGGTCGTCAGAATCCTGCATGCACAAAGGAAATGTTAAGTGAAAAAGACTTAATAAATCATCTCGGTCGCTATGTTGTAAGACAGGAGGTAACCATGGTCCCGTCGGATGCACGTCCACAGACAGCACATGTGAAAACTTCCTATTGGATACGACCTGATTCAACCGAAACACAGAGCAACATTAATTGGTGAAAAATGTCAACAGCTGTAACAAAGAGGCAATGGTTGAAACAAATGGAGGCAAATTACCTCAACTTCTGACTGTTGCTGCTACCACATCACAGTTAACCACCATTAAAAGATAAAAAAGGAATACAATTCGAATACATGTATTAGGTGCTTAAGTCTAacatatatatactccctccgttctaaattataagatgttttggcttttataGATTCTTAGCTTTTGCTATACAcgtagatatatattatgtctagatacatagtaaaagttatgaatctagaaatgccaaaacatcttataattttggGCAGAGGAAGTACTACATAAATAGTGGAAGTGTTTACCTGAACAGAGGTTGTCTCTTTTAGTGGGTCAGAAACAACACTTAACTTTAGCTCATGCACCTGCTTATCAGCTGCCATCTCTTTGGCTTCTTTAAAGAAGTTGGTAAACTCCATGGCCGCTGAGTCTACATTAGCATTCTGCAGCCCAACAATATCTTCTTTCAAGCAAATGGTGCTTTCTAGGGTGAGAAACTCGTCCCTGCTCAGCAGGGGTCTCTTCTTCTGATCGCTACCTGTCACTATGAATGTGTACATGCAATTTGGCGGCACAATGCAACAGAGTGGCATCTTTGCCATGTATCTCTTCGGGCACTTCGTCAGAAGCCTGACAGCAATGTGGTCATCCGTCGTGTTTCTCAGCTTTACTGAACAAGAGGTCAGCTTATTGGGCTTAAATGGTAGCTGAAGCTTCACAGGGTAAACGTCGAGCAGGTTACTGGAGACAGAATGTATCTACAAGAagggacaaaaaaaaaagatcggTAAGAATACAGGACATCAGAAACATATACAGTATCATGCACCCACATGAAAAAGATGTGTTGACATGTGTGCATGCAGCTACCTCTTCATCCGTTGACCCATTGCCCTGCGTCTGCTCTGCGCCATTACCAGTGTCCATGACATCGACAACAAAATCATTTTCTTCATTTTCTATCTCCGACTGGTCTGGCTCCGATAGTTTTCTTTTTCTTGAGCCAACTAAATCATTTTCTTCACTGCTGCTGCCAGTGTTCACAACAACTAGATCATTTTGGTCGATTTCTATCATTGCCAATCCTTTCCTGTGTGCAATCACTACCCTGTAACTGATTAAGATGTTGCCGATTAGAAGTTTTACATGTGATCAAAGAGCACAATCTAAATAAAGAGGCATGAGCATAGAGGTTAAAGCCAGACAAAAAGCTCGTTGAGCTGGCTCGGTGGCTCGTTCCAAAAATGCTCCGATTGAACTCATTTTTCTTGTAAAATAAAAATGAGTTGATTTTGAGTGACTTTTGACTCCGTCTCAGCTCGTTAAGCTTGATATGAAGTTGGATCTTAAACAACTCAGGAGACCATGACAAATAAGATTATGTCAATATTGAAGAAAGCTCGAAAAAAGTGCAGTTGGCACTCGTTATCATAGCCAACATGCTGTCAAGACAAAAAGTGCATACTTAATTTGTGCAATTTGATTCTATACAACCACTTGGCTTATATCGTCACATAACAAACCTAGCTGATAACACTACCTCTCTAGTAAAAAAATGCCATTTCGGGTTGCATGCAATCAGCATATGTTTAATAAATAAGCTATGTAGTAGTACATTAATATATATTGGTGAATACgctcaaaaatatatatatattggtgAATATGTTAATTTGACTTTTATAAAAATATAACTAAATTTGTCTTATAAAGTACTAGTGTACTACATGTTATTTAAAGTTTTGCATATATACTTTACACTAGTATATTTGTATAAAAATTATTAGGTAGGGGCCTCCCCTGCtaacctttcaaaaaaaaagtggGCACAAAGTTGCCTGTTATAACCGACCATTGTAATATAGAGGTTGCCAATACTGATGGGGCGGGCATGTCCACAGCTGACAAACGTTGCGGTGATGGCAGAGATGGTGGCACATCTGGGAGCTGCAAAGACAATGCGGATGCCGCCACAATAGACGGAGAGTGGCTGTTGGCGAGGCTGCTGATGGAGAAGACAATGGCAGTGTGGTAGACGTTGCGGCCAAGACTGAGAAGGATGTGCGCTTTGGTGGACCGTACATCAAGGCCAGTGTTGGAACAACCTAGCGCGTCACCATGGTTGGTGCTGATAATGGTGGCGGTCGAGTCTTCATTAGATCGCCGAGTTGGAAGAACGTCTTTTAGAGACGACCGATCCGCGTGGAAAGGCGATCATACCCTGCACAGACGTGGTCGAGGCCCTCAGAGATGGTGATGAAATCACCCATTGAAGGCAGTGGTTGCTAGGAGAGCAGAAGGATGGCAATGAGAGCGATCTGGCATAGGACCGAGGATCGAAGTCTCTGATACTAAAGATGTTGTGGTAGATTGGTTGGGGAATGGATAAAAGAACAACATGAGATAGATTGGCTAACTCGCCCTCCCTCTAGAGGCTCTGATCTGCTTTTAGACATATGTTTTTATGAAACTGGAGGGGTTTGCACCCCTACAGGAAGCTTATTAGAAATAAGAGTTGGATTTAAAGTACAGCACgaaatagaaaaaagaaagaCTGAAAGAAAATAAGAGATAAACGAGAAATTACAACAATTTTTGAATCTATAGACCAAAAACGCCTGAGTCCTTGGTTTTTCCTCTTGCCGTCAGTAGCTTTAACTCCTTAAAGAAAGTTTCCTTGGCTGCATTAACTGTTGTCAGTATGTTTTTGAAGATGAGATCATCCCTCGCTGTCCATATTGCCCAGCACATTAGGATGGCTATTAACATGAAAATTTGTGGGTGTGATTGTGCCTTGATTTGTAGCAGTGCTTCCGGGAATATTGAATCATGGCTGAAGTTAATGTTAAGCAGTCTCCAGCAACTTTTGGCAAAAGGGCACTctagaaacaaatgttacattgtTTCCTCCGAATTGACCTAACAGAGCACACAATTGTAGGATTCCAACTACATGTTTTTTTCTTTTGAGGATATTTCTTGTGCTCAATCTATCCCTAATGAGGAGCCAGAAAAAAAAACCTTGTGTTTAGGCTGGCAAAAGCTTCTCCAAAGCCAAATGAATCCTTCATGAATTTGTCTGTGCCCGATGAGATTTGCATACGCTCTTGCTGATGAGAAGTCTTGTCCCCACATGTGATGCCTATGTAGACAGGGGCAAGTTGAATTCACTTGTTATGGGGTCTTTGGCATAGACGCTATGCACTGAGATGTTTCTTGTCTTACCAAAGGAGTAAAGTTCTAGAAATTCATCTTTGAGGGGTTGTTGCGTCCAGTATTATCCTGCCAAAAGAGGCAAGTTTGTCCTTTTTGGATTTGATTCATGGCTAAAGGTTTAAAGGATTCCAGGAGTTTTAGATTTTCTCTCCACCAAAAGGATCCTTTTTTATGCTTGGGAAGCTTTCCATTTGGATAATGTTTTTCCTAGACAATAGAGACCCAAGGGATGTCCTGCTTATTAAAGAACTTGTTCCAATTCTTCATCATCAGAGCTTCattgtgtttttttttcaaattcagAACTCCAAGCCCCCCTTCATTTTTGGGTAAGCAAACTAAGTCCGAAGCTGCCTTTGGTGCTTTTTTTTAGTTCAAGTCAGCAACTCTCCATAAACAGTGTTTTCCAGAGGGAGCAAAGGTAGAAAGTTGGGAGGGCAGATATGACTGCATTAGTGATTTCAAGTCTTCTAGCCTGGGAGACAAAAGCAGAAGTGCTAGCCAGTCTCCTCTCACATTTGGTTACTAAAGGGACAAATTCCTCAACTCTGGGTTTGGTAAGGCCAAGGGGGAGGCCTAGGTAAGTAAAAGGCAAGGACCCAATCTCACAAGCAAAAGTGCTTGCAAGGTGATTTATTTTTTCTTCTGTAAAGTTGATTGGGAAAATCCTAGATTTTCTGTAGTTGACCTTAAGTCCAGTTCATTCCGCAAAAATGTATAGGGCAGATTCCAAGAAGAGTTGCTTGTTTTCTCCTTCCAAAATGATCAGAGTGTCATCTTCATATTGAATGATGGGAAAATGTGGGGAAGAGAGGAGAGGGATGGGTAGCTTTAAAAGGCCAAATTCTGTAGCTTTGTTTAGGAGGGATTGCAGTAGGTCTATGCAAGAACAAAAAGTAGGGGGGAGAGAGGGTCCCTGTTGTCTAACACCTCTTCTACAATGGATAGTTTTCCCACGTACATCATTGAGGAGAACCTTTGATGTGCCAGAATAAAGAATATTTCTGATCCAGGCAAGTCAGACCCTACCAAAGCCTCTGGCTTCCAGAAGATTTATGATTGTTTGATATTCAATTTTGTCGAAAGCCTTTCCAAAGTCAAGTTTGAGGATCACCATCTCTTTTTTGGAGTGGTGACACAAATGTAGATACTCAAAAGACCATGTAAGATAGTCCTAGATTGTCCTGTTTTTGATGAAGCCATATTGATTTTTATGGATAAGGCCCTTGATTATTCCTTGCAAGCTATTTGCCAGGAGTTTTGTAATCAATTTCATAGAAGTGTTTCGGAGGGAGATGGGCTTGAAATCTGAAACTGTCAAGCGGGTATCCACCTTTGGGATCAAGGTGATGTAAGAGGAGTTAATGCTCTGTTGGCAGAGATTATTTTGATGAAAAGCCCTACATAGATCATAGAAATCAGCATTAATGGTGGGCcaacattttttttagaaattcatTTGCGAAACCATCTGGGCCAAATGAGTTATCATTAGGTAAGGATTTGACCACATTGTCAATTTCTTCTTATGTAAATTCTTCCACTATAAAGTGGAGATGATCAGTGGGTTGGATTAGAGCTTGCAAATTGAATTGCATCTCATTAATTTCAGAAGTTCCAAGCCTTGATTTGAGAGCTTGCCAAAGAAGTTGCTCCTTCTCTGAGTGGGTTGAAgaatggtgctagggtcagaagccAATCTAGCAATGAAGTTTTTTCTATGTCTATTTGTTGCATTTGCTTGGAAAATTTTGTGCCTGCATCACCAAGCTTAACCCATTTCAGGGAGCCCCTTTGTCTCCAGTATGTTCTTTGTTGTTCCAAGAGTGTGAAATTGTTTTGTTCTAAATCTCTCTCTAAAGTTCCATTCTTCCAGATTAAGGTCCCTAAAATCTTCTATTGTCTCCAGAAACTCTGAAACTAGCTTTACATTAGCTATATTTGCTTTCAGGCTTGATACATTTGAATGCCAAGCTTTCAAAGCTTTTCTCAGGGCTTTGAATTTGGAAGTGATGGTTTTTGTACAATCACCATGATGTTGATCATTTGTCCATTCCTTCTGAAGGAGATCTTGAAAGCCTGGTTGTTGCAGCCAAAAGTTTTCAAACCTGAACACTTGACCTTTTGGGGTAGAGGTTGAGAAGGTAATTGCCATAGGGTAGTGATAAGAGGTTTCCATAACCATAACCATAACCATAACCAAGGATCTAATGATACTTCATTTGGTAATATAAAATTGCTATTTTTTACAAGCTTAGTTAAACACAAGATAGTTTGACTTTGACTAAACTATAACGTTAAATTTTCTAGGATGAAGGTAGTAATTTTTTTAAGCTTCCATACTTTATGGGTTGTGTCTATAATGCTCATGACAGTTGAACCACAGAACAGGGGATTGTTTTCCAGCATACCTTCTTGAGCTATCCATACATACTTTTACATCATGAACTTCTCTGAGGCCAAAGTTAAACGTTCTCTCAGGCCTGTTAGAGCACAAGGCATTTGTTATATAAGGAGACAATCATTGAAACGTGTGTAGTGCATATTATAATttaaaaagattaaaaaaagAGATCCAACCTAGGAGGAAGTAGGTGGTTTTTCATTattattaaaaagagaaataagcAGAAATAGGAACCCAAATTCAAGCCGAGATAGGACTTGAACCTCGGTCGTTGGGTGCACGACCACACCTCCCACCCAACCAGTTGAGTTAGGCTCCTACTGTCCTTGTGGAAATCAACAAAACTCATTTTTCAACTCAAATAGTATTAAGTGAAAGTGGACAAACAATGATAGTAAATTAGCAGAAACATGGTAGTAAAAAATAGTATATATTTGTGTCAGTTGATTCCTTTTTATCATTTTTGGGAAAATTATGTAACAATGATCAATGTAATTCACAAAATAAAAAAATGTAACAATGATCAAGATGTATGCTACGGCTGTAAATGTGATACAAATAGTAAAAAGAGCCAGAACTCTGTTTTCATTATATAAAGAATGTGAAATGTGATACGGTACatcacaatttttttttgtaaaaaagtTTTACCTCTGCTTTTAAGAAAGCAACACATCACAATCTTTTGATGTCAATGAATGTAAAGTTTTATGCATGTCCTTGGGCATTCCACAATCACTATACTCCAACAGGATGATCAATAGAAAAGAAGCAATTATACATCTGTCTGTAGCATTGCTGCGCTTTATTTTACAGGCACATATATTTTCTCTGGTCTCATTGACAAAATATTTCAGCGAACGCTGATATACCCAGCCTGTCATGTGTAAGCTGTCCTACGAGCAGTAAAGTGTAAAGTGCTTTTACCTGAGCGTAGTTGGGTTCCACAGACAAACAGTTCCATCTTCTGACCCTGTAACTAGTACTGGATGCTCGGGATGGCAATAGATTAGGTAGACTGAACCAAGATGTACGCCTTCAACTGTTTGAACAAGACTCTTTGTGTGCAAGTCCCGAATCTGATTCAACAAAAGAAAAAGATTATAATTGAGAATGCTTCATCGCATATGTTGCACGTCATGGTTACTGAGAAGACGTCACACCTTGACAATCCCATCATTGCCACCGATAATCAGATAATGATGGCCACCATTAGCAAAGTAATCGAAGCAATATATATCTGGGTCATTATATTCAGACAATATGAATTCAGCAGAACCAGCAGACCGGTGACTACAAACCTGAAGAAGTATGGTCCATAGGTCGTCAATAGACTATACTACCAGATTGACTTAAGTATTGGTCTGTTGGATATACTACCTTTATTCCAGCATCGCCACGAACTGCAAAAGTATCCGTATCCTTTATGTTTAAAAAGGTGAGTCCATAGACATGGTCAAAGTCAGCAAACTCAAATATTCGAGTGCATTCCCAGCCCTTTTCCCAGTCCCACAACTTGACGTTTCCCTTGTCCACACAAGCTGACAGCACATATGGCTCAGTTGGATGAACTGCCAAGTCCTGTATGTGTAAGTGTGCTTTGAAATGCGCTAGTTGTTGCATTGCCTTGTAGCAATACACATGAATGTAACCATCCCAATCTCCAGCCACAAGCCATTGCTTGCGTGCAATAATTTTGGCTTCAATCACACCTGAAATTGTAGTGATTAATCTATTTATTAGCAAGTGAGTGCGTCGGAAAAGAAACAGCTAGAAGTAGAAGTAAAAATAAACACCTATTGGTGGAAGCTTATTCGATAGGTCCAACTTTGCCTGCACGTAGACAGAAAAAGCCGTTCGTTTTAGTACTCCGAGTAGCCGGTGGTATTTACATGAGGCCAGAACACacaatcactgccggttatgcTGGAACCGGCAGTGTTTGCTTAACACTACCGGTTCATAAGCCTAGGATTCAGAAAAGTTAGGAAAGCTATTCACCGAGCAGTGAAGGCACCTATCGCAGTTGGCTCAAACCACTATCCGGCAGTGACATATCACCGCCGGTTCAAGccataaaccggcagtgatggcaaaGGCtatgaaccggtagtgatatatcACTGTCGGGTCAAGCCACGAGCTTTGGTGTTGACCCGATGTTCTCTGCCGCTGGATCCACCAAACCATCAATTGGTTGAGCTTCTCCACCATTAGATCCATCTACCACCATTACTTCTGGTTATAAAACCAGCGTCTGTACACCTCCACGGACAGAGGAGCTAGGTCCCCTGCATGTGTGCCAGTCATTTGAATATAGTCTCAATATGTGTTCTCTGTGGGAGGAGTCTCTCCATATACACCTTCCGTTTTGTAGTCAAGATGAAGCATGAGAGGTACTATAAGAATGTTTGTAAAGATAAAGCCACATCAAAGCCAAGGTGTGTTGGCAGCAGTGCAACCATTCCTTAGTTTGTTGGTATTCTGTGGCCTACTGCTAGAGGCATGGGTTCATCACAGCTCCAAACCCTTGCCTGTTGGTCAGCGTTGAGCCAGAGGCAGCAATGCAGCATAGACTCATCATGGCTCGCAGCCATAGTGGTTCTCCACCCTAGCATGCTCCTACACTTTTGACACCCCCACTCGGGTGTTACAAGAATGATTGTGAGGGGGTTATATTATAATGTGTTTATAGATTTTGATGCTAACATTGTCCTAGTCGGTAAAACATTTACCTCTTTTCTGAAAAGATCTTTATTATTGTATAAGTAAATTTATTGTAAGGTTTTTGTTATCATATATATCTTTTGTGTACTCTAGAT
This sequence is a window from Miscanthus floridulus cultivar M001 chromosome 10, ASM1932011v1, whole genome shotgun sequence. Protein-coding genes within it:
- the LOC136486671 gene encoding uncharacterized protein isoform X2, translating into MGELTTPSMVDLAPSAMGRGRGARAAVHGGSRRRRRWKRSCREGSSTAAMGELATPSMVDLTPPAMGKEEQLMPPSMVELAPPSMRGGRGARAAIHGGRKRISCRRPWWSSRRRPWGGRGARAAIHGEEEEELTRAVHGGSRAAGHGGEEEELTTPSMVELTLLAMGEEEELVPPSMVDLAPPAMGRKRSSRRYPWGRGRGACAAGHGEEEEEVAGHGKEGARPPPLAHGEEAECQAKLDLSNKLPPIGVIEAKIIARKQWLVAGDWDGYIHVYCYKAMQQLAHFKAHLHIQDLAVHPTEPYVLSACVDKGNVKLWDWEKGWECTRIFEFADFDHVYGLTFLNIKDTDTFAVRGDAGIKVCSHRSAGSAEFILSEYNDPDIYCFDYFANGGHHYLIIGGNDGIVKIRDLHTKSLVQTVEGVHLGSVYLIYCHPEHPVLVTGSEDGTVCLWNPTTLRPERTFNFGLREVHDVKVCMDSSRSYRVVIAHRKGLAMIEIDQNDLVVVNTGSSSEENDLVGSRKRKLSEPDQSEIENEENDFVVDVMDTGNGAEQTQGNGSTDEEIHSVSSNLLDVYPVKLQLPFKPNKLTSCSVKLRNTTDDHIAVRLLTKCPKRYMAKMPLCCIVPPNCMYTFIVTGSDQKKRPLLSRDEFLTLESTICLKEDIVGLQNANVDSAAMEFTNFFKEAKEMAADKQVHELKLSVVSDPLKETTSVQQQSEVEVVSNRKFSHVLSVDVHPTGPWILTTNQAGEVLIWDYKAQAIAISFDFTQKQVYSAKFIVGEEWIVAGDGYGTIYVYSYQTEEEVTSFDAHDSDITSLAVHPTDPLVLSSSEDRLIKLWDWKKNWECTRTFEGHSDRVTHVNFNPIGTSSFASASLDHTIKVWNISSPESIITTLSDHPDGLVCIHSYRSDMKQYLIAGSCDGTAQIWDMETRRLVQTLKGHARHISCVYHHPELPVVITGSHEGTVRLWNSTTYRLESIVGINLGVVHALGYIKDLRRIAIGCHQGIAIMGVNYS
- the LOC136486671 gene encoding uncharacterized protein isoform X7, whose product is MGELTTPSMVDLAPSAMGRGRGARAAVHGGSRRRRRWKRSCREGSSTAAMGELATPSMVDLTPPAMGKEEQLMPPSMVELAPPSMRGGRGARAAIHGGRKRISCRRPWWSSRRRPWGGRGARAAIHGEEEEELTRAVHGGSRAAGHGGEEEELTTPSMVELTLLAMGEEEELVPPSMVDLAPPAMGRKRSSRRYPWGRGRGACAAGHGEEEEEVAGHGKEGARPPPLAHGEEAECQAKLDLSNKLPPIGVIEAKIIARKQWLVAGDWDGYIHVYCYKAMQQLAHFKAHLHIQDLAVHPTEPYVLSACVDKGNVKLWDWEKGWECTRIFEFADFDHVYGLTFLNIKDTDTFAVRGDAGIKVCSHRSAGSAEFILSEYNDPDIYCFDYFANGGHHYLIIGGNDGIVKIRDLHTKSLVQTVEGVHLGSVYLIYCHPEHPVLVTGSEDGTVCLWNPTTLRPERTFNFGLREVHDVKVCMDSSRSYRVVIAHRKGLAMIEIDQNDLVVVNTGSSSEENDLVGSRKRKLSEPDQSEIENEENDFVVDVMDTGNGAEQTQGNGSTDEEIHSVSSNLLDVYPVKLQLPFKPNKLTSCSVKLRNTTDDHIAVRLLTKCPKRYMAKMPLCCIVPPNCMYTFIVTGSDQKKRPLLSRDEFLTLESTICLKEDIVGLQNANVDSAAMEFTNFFKEAKEMAADKQVHELKLSVVSDPLKETTSVQQQQSEVEVVSNRKFSHVLSVDVHPTGPWILTTNQAGEVLIWDYKAQFTLLNSLWERNGLSLAMATGLSMYTVTKQRKKLQASMLTIVTSRLWLCIPLILLCSRHPRIA